From a single Chlamydia ibidis 10-1398/6 genomic region:
- the dapB gene encoding 4-hydroxy-tetrahydrodipicolinate reductase — protein sequence MKVGIIGVSGRMGTLIRDQLANQSGYSLGPGFSKSSSYTLDDVIENNDILVDFSSFEFTERLVDCLFKRPKPIILGTTGYGKTVQSKLKRLSKIVPIYVSSNTSLGAYIQKVLASVLAQVFDDTYDIRIRETHHRKKKDAISGTAMDLAYTIQRAKKEARQEEYSLLGTSENNKTIEVLASRVGNIPGEHEVSFVSDSEQVSICHTVFSREIFAEGVLRILNWFNYVKPGPGYYGPKDVFNIAL from the coding sequence ATGAAGGTTGGTATTATTGGTGTTAGTGGAAGAATGGGGACATTGATCAGAGATCAGTTAGCAAATCAGTCTGGTTACTCCTTAGGCCCCGGATTCTCCAAAAGTAGTTCATATACTCTGGACGACGTTATAGAAAATAACGATATACTCGTAGATTTTTCATCTTTTGAATTTACGGAGCGCCTTGTTGATTGTTTGTTTAAACGTCCAAAACCTATAATATTAGGAACAACAGGATATGGGAAAACTGTTCAATCGAAGCTAAAAAGATTATCAAAGATTGTGCCAATTTATGTATCTTCTAATACCAGTTTAGGTGCTTATATACAAAAAGTGCTAGCTAGTGTACTGGCGCAAGTCTTTGATGACACATATGATATACGTATTCGCGAAACTCATCATCGTAAAAAGAAGGATGCTATTTCAGGAACAGCTATGGATTTAGCATATACTATTCAACGCGCCAAGAAAGAGGCTCGCCAAGAGGAATATTCTTTGTTAGGGACATCCGAGAATAACAAAACCATAGAAGTGCTCGCATCCCGTGTAGGTAATATTCCAGGTGAACACGAGGTTAGTTTCGTTAGCGATTCAGAACAGGTTTCTATTTGCCACACAGTATTTTCTAGGGAAATCTTCGCTGAAGGAGTTTTGCGTATTTTGAATTGGTTTAATTATGTTAAACCTGGTCCAGGGTATTACGGACCTAAGGATGTTTTCAACATTGCATTATGA
- a CDS encoding biopterin-dependent aromatic amino acid hydroxylase family protein — protein MDCQVLDLPNEIQRHWSLILSSRLALWQRHCSQEFFDYLETLELLSTNLPDFHNIQKIIQEKAQFSLIITPEKVAPQDYLHLLSQKCFPISQYVRPIENNNFSLIPDIVHDLLCHVPWLLSPHFASFFHKMGILFKEAQKRALLFQHSDKKKFALDRYISVITQCFWFSVETGLIKKHGEKKAYGAALLSSPVDLTHIFSTKATHYCWNLEKVILQDFDPSHLQNIAFVIRDFEELPTTVDSMLDLLNRGLLDFENL, from the coding sequence ATGGATTGCCAAGTTCTAGATTTACCAAATGAAATCCAGAGACACTGGAGCCTGATTTTATCCTCCCGCCTTGCTTTATGGCAGCGTCATTGCTCTCAAGAATTCTTCGATTATCTCGAAACACTTGAATTGTTATCCACTAATCTTCCAGACTTCCATAATATACAAAAAATAATCCAAGAGAAAGCGCAGTTCTCTCTCATCATAACCCCTGAAAAAGTAGCCCCACAAGATTACTTACATCTTCTTAGTCAGAAATGCTTCCCCATATCTCAATATGTTCGCCCTATAGAAAATAATAATTTTTCTCTAATTCCTGATATAGTACATGATTTATTGTGTCACGTTCCCTGGTTACTTTCTCCACACTTTGCTTCCTTTTTTCACAAGATGGGGATTTTATTTAAAGAAGCCCAAAAAAGAGCTCTTCTTTTTCAACATAGTGACAAAAAAAAATTCGCCCTAGATAGGTATATCTCAGTTATAACGCAATGTTTTTGGTTTTCTGTAGAAACGGGGTTGATCAAAAAACATGGAGAAAAGAAAGCATACGGGGCTGCTTTACTTAGCTCACCCGTAGACTTAACTCATATTTTTTCAACAAAAGCAACACATTACTGTTGGAATCTAGAGAAAGTAATCTTGCAGGATTTTGACCCCAGCCATCTTCAAAATATTGCTTTTGTAATTCGAGATTTTGAAGAGTTACCCACTACTGTAGATAGCATGCTTGATCTTTTAAACAGAGGGCTATTAGATTTTGAGAACTTATAG
- a CDS encoding queuosine precursor transporter: MDMHCQKTTLLSYLSLAFSLILILSNLIFAPRLIITKYFTLPGGLIFYPFTFLLSDIVNEIYGSKKAKQIVYSAFVGNAASVLLVQIFSILPTTRPEIHEAWKLVFDLNPFCLFFSFTAFLASQYLDIFSFSLLKKTYPNGSLWMRSNISTCLSQIIDTLIVDLGIVYIGMGLSLTKTFYIMTCSYSYKVFFSLITSPILCFLVKKINHFIDFTKQTED; the protein is encoded by the coding sequence ATGGATATGCATTGTCAGAAAACAACACTACTGTCTTATCTATCACTTGCCTTTTCTTTAATCCTAATTCTCTCTAATTTAATCTTTGCTCCCAGACTAATTATTACCAAGTATTTTACTCTACCTGGCGGTTTAATCTTTTATCCTTTCACTTTTTTACTTTCGGATATAGTGAACGAAATCTATGGCTCCAAGAAAGCCAAGCAAATAGTTTATTCTGCATTTGTAGGTAATGCCGCATCTGTCTTATTGGTACAAATCTTTTCTATTTTACCTACAACACGCCCTGAAATACATGAAGCATGGAAGCTAGTTTTCGACCTTAACCCGTTTTGTCTATTTTTTTCGTTCACTGCTTTTTTAGCTTCTCAATATCTTGATATTTTCTCATTCTCGCTTCTTAAAAAAACATATCCCAATGGCTCATTATGGATGCGGAGCAACATTTCTACCTGCCTTTCTCAAATCATCGACACCCTGATTGTAGATCTAGGCATTGTTTATATTGGTATGGGCCTTTCTCTTACAAAGACCTTTTATATCATGACATGTTCTTACTCTTATAAAGTATTCTTTAGTTTAATAACCTCTCCGATTCTATGTTTTT